The following proteins are co-located in the Polystyrenella longa genome:
- a CDS encoding carboxypeptidase-like regulatory domain-containing protein, with amino-acid sequence MKSVMKFAVTGLTCLGLTISSAIVMAAGPVAPATNNVSDIALAPGGTFFGHVVNAQGTALEGTVVKVYKGKSEVASSVTDQTGLFAVKNLRGGVYRVSAGQASGVYRFWTEDAAPPNASTKTVLVSSPQVVRGQLGALGALGGAGTVAAGGAAIGLGSLSVMNLNESQDLNDDLSDLQKRLQDTQKHLDEIESIVTK; translated from the coding sequence ATGAAATCAGTAATGAAATTCGCCGTGACAGGTCTGACCTGCCTAGGTTTGACAATCTCTTCAGCGATCGTAATGGCCGCCGGTCCTGTTGCCCCTGCCACGAACAATGTCAGTGACATTGCTTTGGCTCCTGGTGGCACGTTCTTCGGACACGTTGTGAACGCACAGGGAACGGCCTTGGAAGGCACGGTCGTTAAAGTTTATAAAGGCAAATCAGAAGTTGCTTCGTCCGTGACCGACCAGACGGGTTTATTCGCCGTCAAAAATTTGCGTGGTGGCGTTTACCGCGTCTCTGCTGGCCAGGCTAGCGGCGTTTACCGTTTCTGGACTGAAGACGCAGCTCCTCCTAACGCCTCTACCAAAACCGTACTGGTTTCCTCACCCCAGGTCGTTCGTGGCCAACTGGGAGCACTGGGTGCGCTCGGTGGAGCCGGAACAGTAGCAGCCGGCGGTGCTGCTATCGGCCTCGGTTCGTTGAGCGTCATGAACCTCAACGAATCCCAGGACTTGAACGACGACCTCAGCGACCTGCAGAAAAGACTGCAAGACACGCAGAAGCATCTCGACGAAATCGAATCGATCGTCACCAAATAG
- a CDS encoding SGNH/GDSL hydrolase family protein gives MLMKTTVLMLFSILLSSQSKYATANEPEMHSLFEAPNKSVRVICLGDSVTGVYYHTGGRRAYSALVEIGLQRAFPETEIEVINAGISGHTTADGLNRLERDVLSKNPDLVTIKFSLNDMTRIPMANFESNLMSMIKQIQATGSAVVLCTPNSVIDSTGRPTKKLETYVAKIREVAKRENLPLADCYAAYEEKREQDEWAWTMMMSDDIHPNMGGHKLIAETIVNRISGQTISLQDVDPLTPTLPFTLAKLRTGEPVKILAMPPYDTLVKRVIQKDFPEAKLEVTTWTVDGLSLPEIEKSADQVRSSKADWVIIALPREVLPGKDAQELRSLSWILNKSLSFGHLEWDCIVISPDLTGPATTDEEHMREGILHQFVRHQDLNLLSLTTLSDSDVKNVKQKDATAFLQAWWQQELQQKP, from the coding sequence ATGTTAATGAAAACCACAGTGCTCATGCTCTTCAGTATTTTATTGTCTAGCCAATCCAAATACGCTACCGCCAATGAACCTGAAATGCACTCACTGTTTGAAGCACCCAACAAATCCGTTCGCGTTATCTGTCTGGGCGATTCTGTCACGGGCGTGTATTACCACACCGGGGGTCGCCGGGCTTATTCGGCACTCGTCGAAATCGGATTACAGCGGGCCTTTCCGGAAACGGAAATTGAAGTCATCAACGCGGGAATCAGTGGCCACACCACTGCCGACGGACTCAATCGTTTGGAACGCGATGTTCTCAGTAAGAATCCAGACCTGGTCACGATCAAGTTTTCGTTAAACGATATGACCCGCATACCGATGGCGAATTTCGAATCCAACTTGATGTCGATGATCAAACAGATTCAGGCAACGGGATCAGCAGTTGTGTTATGCACCCCGAATTCTGTTATTGATTCAACCGGGCGCCCTACTAAAAAACTGGAAACCTACGTCGCCAAAATTCGTGAAGTGGCCAAACGAGAAAACCTTCCCCTCGCTGATTGTTATGCCGCCTATGAAGAGAAACGAGAACAGGACGAATGGGCATGGACGATGATGATGAGTGACGACATTCACCCCAATATGGGAGGACATAAACTGATTGCCGAAACGATCGTCAATCGTATCAGCGGCCAAACGATCTCTCTGCAGGACGTCGATCCTCTCACTCCGACGTTGCCGTTCACTCTTGCTAAACTCCGAACAGGTGAACCGGTTAAGATTCTGGCAATGCCCCCTTATGACACGCTGGTTAAGAGGGTAATCCAAAAAGACTTCCCTGAGGCCAAACTTGAAGTCACGACCTGGACTGTCGACGGATTGTCATTGCCCGAAATTGAAAAATCAGCGGATCAGGTTCGATCTTCGAAAGCGGACTGGGTCATCATCGCGTTACCTCGCGAAGTCCTTCCCGGGAAAGACGCGCAAGAACTACGCAGCCTCTCCTGGATTTTAAATAAGTCGCTCAGCTTCGGTCATTTGGAATGGGATTGCATTGTCATCTCTCCCGATTTAACCGGACCGGCCACGACGGATGAGGAGCACATGCGAGAAGGCATCCTGCACCAGTTCGTACGACATCAGGATCTGAACCTGCTCTCTCTTACCACGCTTTCTGACTCGGATGTTAAAAACGTGAAACAGAAAGATGCCACTGCTTTTTTACAGGCCTGGTGGCAACAGGAATTGCAACAGAAGCCGTAG
- a CDS encoding transposase, whose translation MPESICRRRYPSDLTEAQWLAIKPLVTPLEEKQLGRKRETNVREVLDAINYRWMSGCVWRMLPHDLPSWNTVYMYSRRWEQVGLLSKIRTLLLSSPARLPIVRQEVIRQLDNESEASKNNPERPQPDLLPPVDKMNPYPRMEDVPSCLATDVDWSDQRFNYSSHAAPQ comes from the coding sequence ATGCCCGAATCAATCTGTCGACGTCGTTATCCAAGTGACTTAACAGAGGCCCAGTGGCTGGCGATCAAACCACTGGTCACTCCGTTGGAAGAAAAACAGCTCGGTCGCAAGCGCGAAACAAATGTGCGGGAAGTTCTTGACGCGATTAATTACCGCTGGATGTCTGGCTGCGTCTGGAGAATGCTGCCTCACGACCTGCCATCCTGGAACACCGTCTACATGTACTCGCGACGGTGGGAACAGGTGGGGCTTCTTTCTAAAATCCGCACGCTACTGTTGAGTTCACCCGCCCGTTTACCAATCGTCCGCCAAGAGGTCATTCGTCAGCTGGATAACGAGTCGGAGGCTTCAAAAAATAATCCCGAACGCCCCCAGCCAGACTTACTTCCCCCTGTGGACAAAATGAATCCGTACCCCCGAATGGAAGACGTTCCATCATGCCTGGCAACGGACGTCGATTGGTCCGACCAGCGTTTTAATTACTCATCGCACGCGGCTCCTCAATAG
- a CDS encoding SEC-C metal-binding domain-containing protein produces MPLDPYQLCPCGSGKKLKFCCAAMTEVMEKVQSAQEKGNVRQAQQLIEKQYDPENPVAWACIAHSSMLIEQGKVDLARQVLQTLLKQNSEHPAGIGLYAMTAALSGKFQESKSVIYNVFQSGSGLLPDLASEVASAVSANFARQQCWMGARAYLVLAMRLAPKEAKQDCFYELMSFDANYAIPYPFRSGQPLLNFQGDDAESKEDRKAHKLADLGCYAPAARIYVKLIENHSEDALLYHNAGLCHAWDGNEAQAAHYFHKAAELTEDMGQAVELETLSQLLAWNCVEDKIVPESAHYDVDSISRLLTVLADAGQIQRITNQQNSQIEEWAEAGFEVLDRPRLEAGVTDLKPDDIPEVLGEIFILKETPDAESDKRVIISSDSHDRLEETIKIVQQATDDVKLENESRNESMTELTQPPGVPKEHQVYYWRWGFPTKFAAKPRMELFLEKWEDLVYEKWPKTPQSVLDGQTPAELEPNSVRKYAAAHVLDALSGQRQLPFDLPRIMETLELDPLPQIKPDDEHTLSSLTAMQFNRLDYSDLSDDEMLNVMNRALLTHYSLVLDAILEELLESRPGCEGKFDRFRAYRTLSQIAIFNNNEERALAWVEKALAEATKLEKSFEPVFEWKLRKLTVLLRDPQRPEVKELVTSMHQYYGSKIPEFRNMLAGLQADLNLDVGILAPNGAAVDASSEQGLWSPDQPEASGDKKLWLPGQE; encoded by the coding sequence ATGCCTTTAGATCCTTATCAACTTTGCCCCTGTGGTTCCGGAAAGAAGCTGAAATTCTGTTGTGCCGCCATGACCGAGGTTATGGAGAAGGTCCAGTCTGCGCAGGAAAAAGGGAACGTCCGACAGGCTCAGCAGTTAATCGAAAAGCAATACGACCCCGAGAACCCGGTCGCCTGGGCCTGCATCGCCCATTCCTCCATGCTGATTGAGCAAGGCAAGGTCGATCTCGCCCGGCAGGTTCTGCAAACCTTGCTGAAACAGAACTCCGAGCACCCAGCGGGTATCGGTCTCTACGCGATGACGGCGGCGCTCAGTGGTAAGTTCCAGGAATCGAAGTCGGTCATCTACAACGTCTTTCAGTCAGGCTCTGGCCTGCTTCCCGACCTGGCGAGTGAAGTCGCTTCGGCCGTCTCAGCCAACTTCGCCCGTCAGCAATGCTGGATGGGCGCCCGAGCTTACCTGGTCCTCGCGATGAGACTTGCGCCCAAAGAAGCCAAACAGGATTGCTTCTACGAGCTAATGTCGTTCGATGCGAACTACGCCATTCCTTACCCGTTCCGCAGTGGCCAACCTCTGCTCAACTTCCAGGGTGATGATGCTGAGTCGAAAGAAGATCGAAAAGCACACAAACTGGCCGATCTGGGATGTTATGCCCCTGCCGCGCGTATTTACGTCAAGCTGATCGAGAACCATTCCGAAGACGCACTGCTCTATCATAACGCGGGGCTCTGCCATGCGTGGGACGGCAACGAAGCGCAGGCGGCTCATTACTTCCATAAAGCGGCGGAACTGACTGAGGACATGGGTCAGGCTGTCGAGTTGGAAACGCTTTCGCAGTTGCTCGCCTGGAACTGCGTTGAAGACAAGATCGTCCCTGAATCGGCTCACTACGATGTGGACTCCATCTCGCGACTGCTGACCGTTCTCGCCGACGCCGGACAAATCCAACGCATCACCAATCAACAGAACTCACAGATTGAAGAATGGGCCGAAGCAGGCTTTGAAGTTCTGGATCGTCCCCGTCTCGAAGCGGGAGTTACCGATCTGAAACCCGATGACATTCCCGAAGTTCTGGGAGAGATCTTTATTCTCAAAGAGACTCCCGACGCTGAATCGGACAAACGAGTGATCATCTCCAGCGACTCTCATGATCGCTTGGAAGAAACGATTAAAATCGTTCAACAAGCAACAGATGATGTGAAGCTCGAAAACGAGAGTCGCAACGAGTCGATGACCGAACTGACGCAACCTCCGGGAGTTCCAAAGGAACACCAGGTCTACTACTGGCGTTGGGGTTTCCCGACCAAGTTTGCTGCTAAACCACGAATGGAACTCTTCCTGGAGAAATGGGAAGATCTCGTGTATGAAAAGTGGCCCAAGACTCCACAATCCGTACTCGATGGCCAGACACCGGCAGAGCTGGAACCGAACTCTGTTCGTAAGTACGCTGCGGCTCATGTACTGGATGCCCTCAGTGGACAACGACAACTCCCTTTCGATCTTCCACGAATAATGGAAACGCTTGAACTCGATCCCCTGCCCCAGATTAAACCTGATGACGAACACACCCTGTCATCACTAACGGCTATGCAGTTCAACCGACTGGACTACAGCGACCTCTCCGACGATGAGATGCTGAATGTCATGAACCGGGCGCTGTTGACGCACTACAGCCTGGTATTGGATGCCATTCTGGAAGAGCTGCTGGAAAGTCGTCCCGGTTGCGAAGGGAAGTTCGACCGCTTCCGTGCTTACCGGACCCTCTCGCAGATTGCGATCTTCAACAACAACGAAGAACGCGCACTCGCCTGGGTCGAAAAGGCTCTGGCAGAAGCGACGAAACTGGAAAAATCTTTCGAGCCGGTCTTCGAGTGGAAGTTACGCAAACTGACTGTATTGCTGCGTGATCCTCAGCGTCCCGAGGTGAAAGAACTGGTCACTTCGATGCACCAGTACTACGGTTCCAAAATCCCCGAGTTCCGCAATATGCTCGCCGGTTTACAGGCCGACCTCAATCTGGATGTCGGCATTCTGGCGCCCAACGGAGCCGCCGTCGATGCTTCTTCGGAACAGGGACTCTGGTCCCCTGACCAACCCGAAGCCAGCGGCGACAAAAAACTCTGGTTACCGGGACAGGAATAA
- a CDS encoding helix-turn-helix transcriptional regulator, whose translation MSAENRIKRLVRLLDLLQSGHAYNSVQLAELCGISRRTVFRDIRILQDSGVQVLFHEDRQGYTLPGSFFLPPMDLKLNETLSLLLLCQGLGDQQQGIPFQTAAREASFKLLSNLPRHLRDYVGEISSAITLKLDSRAEFKDAEPHFERILQAIVDRRQIRIQYDSFSDGEEISTVCSPYRVLFSRRSWYLIGRSTLHRETRTFHVGRIRNSQTLDSRYEIPQRFSLERYLGNAWHLIREPKEKHTVEVLFQPLVARNVAEVTWHKTQQTTWNDDGTLNFKVQVEGLGEIIWWILGYGNQAEVIKPKKLRRQIAEHLQGLLERYQSELKHV comes from the coding sequence ATGTCTGCTGAAAATCGTATTAAACGCCTTGTCCGGTTACTGGATCTGCTGCAGTCCGGGCACGCTTATAATTCAGTGCAACTGGCAGAATTATGTGGAATCAGTCGGCGAACTGTCTTTCGCGACATCCGGATTCTACAGGATTCCGGTGTGCAGGTGCTGTTCCATGAAGACCGGCAAGGTTATACGCTGCCGGGAAGTTTCTTCCTACCACCAATGGATCTGAAGCTGAATGAGACACTCTCGTTGCTGCTGTTATGTCAGGGCCTGGGTGATCAGCAACAGGGGATTCCATTTCAGACGGCGGCTCGTGAAGCCAGCTTTAAGTTGTTAAGCAACTTGCCCCGGCATCTTCGCGACTATGTGGGCGAGATCTCATCGGCAATTACGTTGAAGCTTGATTCCCGTGCCGAGTTCAAAGATGCAGAACCTCATTTCGAACGGATCCTGCAGGCGATTGTGGATCGACGTCAGATACGAATTCAATACGATAGCTTCTCCGATGGGGAAGAGATCAGTACCGTCTGTAGCCCTTATCGGGTTCTGTTCAGCCGACGCAGTTGGTATCTGATCGGCCGCTCGACGCTGCATCGGGAAACACGAACATTTCACGTCGGCCGCATTCGTAATTCACAGACACTCGATAGCCGTTACGAAATTCCACAAAGGTTCAGCCTGGAACGGTACCTGGGCAATGCATGGCATCTGATCCGCGAACCTAAAGAGAAGCACACCGTGGAGGTTCTGTTTCAACCACTCGTGGCCAGGAACGTCGCCGAAGTGACTTGGCACAAGACTCAACAGACAACCTGGAACGATGACGGAACACTCAACTTCAAAGTGCAGGTCGAAGGTCTGGGTGAAATTATCTGGTGGATACTGGGATACGGTAATCAGGCCGAAGTCATCAAACCCAAAAAGCTCCGCCGCCAGATCGCCGAGCATCTGCAGGGTTTACTGGAACGATACCAGAGCGAACTCAAACATGTTTGA
- a CDS encoding DUF4339 domain-containing protein, which yields MSENWYFKLFGEQFGPVSQDELESLAQIGKLSKTDSVRNGQNTDWQQASEVIDFTRVEEIRLESGIIPMSTLTGWDDGARRATPTTTPLTGSSEFPSLDDIIIAREDKTDQQSLSLENFLNQHGSKIPSSIDQNSEDSHFELAGDIASQLMEPWYVKSLGKESGPFSPLELQMKVRREEIDRNDFLRRGTTGAWQRAERVDDFKFPTSKLRLASAPLDSSAPEEPEADLDSQVSTPRKPKRKSRRKSKSSRADKITGQNEVDSDEKAAALAAFFADHDFDDEEGTAPVDLNISDRNSSSEMVNNPTPADFSQPTTPLPVNKPVMATAPRRKNVGGGMSLNFDFSSLAEGPGRYALVGVVLFGLALGLYFFNPFKGGGSQLTAAEQLWAEVQTKQSDPGFPNEAASVYLPQAQELWESLKPIPNIENKVIAHVKTAVKDGLIPYLSKYPENNEQGAETIKYHLDEGRKRYESGNY from the coding sequence GTGTCGGAAAACTGGTATTTCAAATTATTCGGAGAACAATTCGGTCCCGTCTCTCAAGACGAGCTGGAAAGCCTGGCGCAGATCGGAAAGCTGTCCAAAACCGATTCCGTGCGCAACGGCCAGAATACAGACTGGCAACAAGCCAGTGAAGTGATTGACTTTACTCGTGTTGAAGAGATTCGGCTGGAATCAGGCATCATTCCGATGTCGACATTGACCGGCTGGGACGACGGAGCCCGGCGAGCAACTCCAACTACCACGCCTTTAACGGGCAGTTCAGAGTTTCCCAGCCTGGACGATATCATTATCGCCCGGGAAGACAAAACCGATCAACAGTCACTCTCGCTGGAAAACTTTCTAAACCAGCATGGTTCCAAGATCCCCTCGTCAATCGACCAGAATTCCGAAGACAGCCATTTTGAACTGGCGGGGGATATTGCCAGCCAGTTGATGGAACCCTGGTATGTGAAATCTCTGGGAAAAGAATCAGGACCGTTCAGCCCTCTCGAACTGCAGATGAAAGTCCGCCGGGAAGAAATTGATCGGAACGATTTTCTTCGTAGAGGAACAACCGGCGCCTGGCAACGGGCAGAACGGGTTGACGATTTCAAGTTCCCTACATCCAAACTCAGACTGGCATCTGCTCCTCTCGATTCCTCAGCGCCAGAAGAGCCAGAAGCCGACCTGGACTCTCAGGTTTCTACTCCTCGCAAACCCAAACGCAAATCCAGACGGAAGTCGAAATCGTCCCGAGCCGATAAAATCACCGGACAGAACGAAGTAGATTCAGACGAAAAAGCAGCGGCGCTCGCAGCCTTTTTTGCCGATCACGATTTTGATGACGAAGAAGGAACTGCCCCCGTCGACCTGAACATCAGCGACAGAAACTCTTCATCTGAGATGGTGAACAACCCGACTCCGGCCGATTTCAGCCAACCAACCACCCCTCTCCCAGTGAATAAGCCAGTAATGGCGACTGCGCCACGGCGAAAAAATGTTGGTGGTGGAATGAGCCTTAATTTCGACTTCAGCTCGCTTGCTGAAGGCCCCGGTCGGTACGCCCTTGTCGGGGTTGTTTTATTCGGATTGGCTCTGGGGCTCTATTTCTTCAATCCTTTCAAAGGAGGGGGCAGCCAGCTAACGGCTGCGGAACAACTTTGGGCTGAAGTGCAAACCAAACAGAGCGATCCCGGTTTCCCCAATGAAGCCGCCTCCGTCTACCTGCCGCAAGCCCAGGAACTATGGGAATCACTAAAACCAATTCCCAACATCGAAAACAAAGTCATTGCTCACGTGAAAACAGCTGTAAAAGATGGCCTGATCCCCTACCTCAGCAAATATCCGGAAAACAACGAACAGGGTGCCGAAACCATCAAATATCACTTGGATGAGGGCCGTAAAAGATACGAAAGCGGGAACTATTGA
- a CDS encoding N,N-dimethylformamidase beta subunit family domain-containing protein — MADETHEQHETATDQLNRRSLLKSAAFGLCVAGLSKSKAESAEPVLRSSKPDNKITRENAHQGTTDWQLTFVRTDRAENRRSKLIEGYCSEQRVRPGETIDFFVNASEKTDVTIDLYRMGYYQGTGGRWRKQLGPVTVSPQPDPEIGPNRIRECEWNKTASLTIPDDWTSGVYLGKLSCNAHRYQSYVVFIVRDDEPADIIMQCSDNTWQAYNKWPHEFSLYNSDPPNNSLNGTTRVSFNRPYAWYPQVVDQPLSLGSGEFLLWEFPLAFWLEQQGYDITYCSNLDLHTDPASLKRAPVFLSVGHDEYYSLEMHQNLKQAIADGLNVGFLSGNTSCFVAPMTESSQSQPNRTFYRAGRYGGLIEAEKEMGFGPFDMEGPNENLLIGARTIDPFNGSGDWICSQPDHWLFADTGMKAGDGIPGLVGWEFHGDPAAIPGLEVIAAGTSTNAGGRDANWTSTLYSGPKDNLVFNASTIYWSMGLSDPPGFTLPFSHFGRPHGPDRRVQQITTNFLKKCGIV; from the coding sequence ATGGCGGATGAAACACACGAGCAGCACGAAACAGCCACCGATCAATTGAACCGCCGCAGTCTTTTGAAATCCGCTGCATTCGGATTGTGTGTCGCGGGGTTATCGAAATCGAAAGCAGAGAGTGCCGAACCGGTTCTGCGGTCGTCAAAACCTGACAACAAGATCACCCGGGAAAATGCTCACCAGGGAACTACCGACTGGCAACTGACTTTTGTAAGGACGGACCGTGCAGAAAACCGGCGATCCAAATTGATTGAAGGTTACTGTTCCGAACAACGCGTTCGACCGGGCGAAACGATCGACTTCTTCGTCAATGCGAGCGAAAAAACGGACGTAACAATCGATCTGTACCGCATGGGTTACTATCAGGGAACCGGCGGTCGCTGGCGGAAACAACTCGGTCCAGTCACCGTCTCCCCGCAACCCGATCCGGAAATCGGCCCCAATCGGATTCGAGAATGCGAGTGGAATAAAACCGCGTCGCTGACGATTCCGGACGACTGGACCAGCGGTGTGTACCTTGGCAAACTCTCCTGCAATGCGCACCGGTATCAAAGTTACGTGGTTTTCATCGTGCGCGATGATGAACCGGCTGACATCATCATGCAATGCAGCGACAATACCTGGCAGGCGTATAACAAATGGCCTCATGAATTTTCGTTGTATAACAGCGACCCTCCCAACAATTCCCTGAACGGAACGACCCGCGTCAGTTTCAATCGACCTTATGCCTGGTACCCCCAAGTCGTCGATCAACCCCTCTCTTTAGGTTCAGGCGAGTTTCTGCTGTGGGAATTTCCTCTCGCCTTCTGGTTAGAGCAACAAGGCTACGACATCACCTACTGCTCGAATCTCGATCTGCATACAGATCCCGCCAGCTTAAAGCGGGCTCCTGTCTTCCTCTCCGTAGGGCACGACGAGTACTACAGCCTGGAAATGCACCAGAATTTAAAACAGGCCATCGCTGACGGATTGAACGTCGGTTTCCTGTCGGGAAATACCAGTTGTTTTGTCGCCCCGATGACCGAAAGCAGCCAGTCTCAGCCTAACCGTACCTTCTACCGGGCTGGTCGATATGGTGGGTTAATCGAAGCAGAAAAGGAAATGGGGTTCGGTCCCTTCGACATGGAAGGCCCGAACGAAAACCTGTTAATTGGAGCGCGGACCATCGATCCGTTCAACGGTTCCGGCGACTGGATTTGCAGCCAGCCCGATCACTGGCTATTCGCCGATACGGGAATGAAAGCGGGCGACGGGATTCCCGGTTTGGTCGGTTGGGAATTCCATGGTGACCCTGCTGCGATTCCCGGATTAGAGGTAATTGCCGCAGGAACGTCGACAAATGCCGGCGGGCGTGACGCAAACTGGACTTCGACCCTGTACTCGGGTCCGAAGGACAACCTGGTGTTCAACGCGTCGACGATCTACTGGTCGATGGGGCTTAGCGATCCCCCTGGGTTCACACTCCCATTCAGCCATTTTGGTCGCCCACACGGCCCCGATCGACGCGTCCAGCAGATCACGACGAACTTCCTGAAAAAATGCGGTATTGTCTGA
- a CDS encoding helix-turn-helix domain-containing protein, producing MGLEKDSNHQDRQLLLLRIDRYCHRKCISQQTLAKKAGISRTFFSNLQRGKVRWPQTNTLAKIAQALEISTEELCDCDDERNFQLGLSTGSTGNIGELDRRTNPVVTEISMSEPQLFAGWQPQDWEEIYSSFGVGGSLNEDGLKQVAARINEKRELMRKVQVILETHQSEKLEELVDSLYQSVRPDPNLYQPKPAARSSFSKESGANEDDKESTDGGITNKGGTEQQTQMEASPEIDSRTDSQSS from the coding sequence ATGGGGTTAGAGAAAGATTCTAATCACCAGGATCGCCAATTGTTGCTGTTGCGTATTGACCGGTATTGTCATCGTAAATGTATAAGTCAGCAGACTTTAGCGAAGAAGGCGGGGATATCACGTACCTTCTTTTCGAATCTGCAACGGGGGAAGGTCCGTTGGCCGCAGACGAATACCCTCGCAAAAATTGCTCAAGCTCTCGAGATCTCAACCGAGGAGCTATGCGACTGTGACGACGAGCGAAACTTTCAGTTGGGGCTTTCGACGGGCTCGACAGGGAACATTGGTGAACTCGATCGACGGACGAATCCGGTCGTAACCGAAATCAGTATGTCTGAACCACAACTGTTCGCCGGGTGGCAGCCACAGGACTGGGAAGAGATTTACAGTTCGTTCGGAGTCGGTGGGTCATTAAATGAAGATGGTTTAAAGCAGGTGGCCGCTCGTATTAATGAAAAGCGGGAATTGATGCGAAAGGTTCAGGTGATTCTGGAGACTCACCAGAGCGAAAAGCTGGAAGAGCTGGTCGATTCGCTCTATCAATCCGTCCGACCCGATCCCAATCTCTATCAACCTAAGCCTGCTGCAAGGTCGTCGTTCAGTAAGGAGAGTGGGGCAAATGAGGACGATAAGGAGTCCACAGACGGAGGGATCACAAATAAAGGGGGCACAGAACAACAGACTCAGATGGAAGCTTCCCCCGAGATTGATTCCCGAACCGATTCGCAGTCGTCGTGA
- a CDS encoding AsmA family protein codes for MEIIAILMMAILELTVTMVTLLIPAILELVALIVQLIAEGLFYLGLKKRAAADSETTTTEKPSIYSSRIFRFLRRSSKWTAALCMATLGFMLVVQFFFLPETLGLFAGRIERETNSRIEFDDVTGNLFTGEISIHQLRLKSITATDEEHDLQLDQLDLNIDYWESIFQGARFQSVSVNGVRGTFTKLKRKKPREPRFPFVIEDFRIDDVQIDFRDQSRGGEAFQSEIIVDSFRSENFQSQLVLYEFMFNSQIEGTLGGHPFSLKTSENDSGRKTIWTFDSMPVTEFSYYLSGPFESLSSGTLSVQMNSQLTDDHQFQKQVWDIHLEKIRATIPKGASLSTRLLALPIVSLINSLERNFDLQLKTELAVADLHGESAYDATKLSEAFKQAFQKGLTQQLATQLKEQPQKAKAIPGSLFNNWLKRGSEK; via the coding sequence ATGGAAATTATCGCCATTCTGATGATGGCCATTCTGGAACTGACCGTGACCATGGTCACCTTGCTGATTCCGGCAATACTGGAATTGGTCGCGCTGATTGTGCAGTTGATTGCCGAAGGGCTCTTCTATCTTGGATTGAAAAAACGGGCTGCAGCAGATAGTGAAACAACGACAACAGAAAAGCCCTCCATTTATTCATCCCGAATCTTTCGATTCCTGCGCAGGTCCAGTAAATGGACCGCCGCGCTGTGCATGGCCACCCTGGGATTCATGCTGGTGGTGCAATTCTTCTTTTTACCGGAGACCTTGGGTTTATTCGCCGGCCGAATCGAACGTGAAACGAACAGCCGAATTGAATTCGACGATGTCACCGGAAACTTGTTCACTGGCGAAATCAGCATCCATCAGTTGAGATTAAAGTCAATCACAGCCACGGATGAAGAACATGACCTGCAACTGGATCAATTAGATCTCAACATCGATTACTGGGAATCGATCTTCCAGGGAGCTCGTTTTCAATCGGTCTCCGTCAATGGAGTCCGGGGGACATTTACCAAGCTGAAGCGTAAAAAACCGCGCGAGCCGCGTTTTCCTTTTGTCATCGAAGACTTCCGTATTGATGATGTGCAAATCGACTTTCGAGATCAGTCTCGAGGCGGCGAAGCCTTCCAAAGTGAAATTATTGTTGACTCATTCCGCAGCGAAAATTTCCAGTCGCAACTCGTGCTGTATGAATTTATGTTTAACAGTCAGATCGAAGGGACGCTGGGAGGCCATCCCTTTTCACTGAAGACGTCCGAAAACGACTCTGGTCGTAAAACAATTTGGACGTTCGATTCGATGCCGGTCACCGAATTCTCTTATTATCTTTCCGGACCGTTCGAAAGCCTTTCTTCAGGGACTCTGTCCGTCCAGATGAATTCACAGCTGACGGACGATCATCAATTTCAAAAACAGGTATGGGACATTCATCTCGAAAAGATACGGGCAACCATTCCGAAAGGAGCCTCCCTGTCGACCCGATTGCTGGCGCTCCCTATTGTATCGTTGATTAACTCTCTCGAACGTAATTTCGATCTGCAGTTGAAAACGGAACTGGCCGTTGCCGACCTTCACGGAGAATCGGCCTACGATGCCACGAAACTGAGCGAAGCCTTTAAGCAGGCTTTTCAGAAAGGATTGACGCAACAACTGGCGACTCAGTTAAAAGAACAACCTCAAAAAGCCAAAGCCATTCCGGGAAGTCTGTTTAACAACTGGCTCAAGCGGGGTTCCGAAAAATAA